The region CCTGACCACCACCGATGCACGCGGAGCCCAGCGCATACTTCCCGCCGCGGCGCTTTAGTTCGTGCAAGAGATGGATCGTGATTCTGGACCCGGATGCAGCCAACGGGTGGGTCAGCGCAATGGCGCCCCCATTCACGTTGGTCTTCTCAGGATCGAGGCCGAGCTCTTTCTCCACGGACATGTACTGAGGCGCGAACGCCTCGTTAACCTCGACGAGGTCCATGTCGTCTAGCGTGAGGCCTGCCTTCTGGAGAGCCAGTCGTGCTGCAGGAGCCGGACCGATGCCCATAATCTGCGGCTCAACGCCAACGAAGCCCCACGAGACGAGACGTCCCAGCGGGGTCAGGCCATTCGCTTCCGCATAGTCCCCACCAGCAAGCACCGCGCTGGCGGATCCGTCACCGAGTCCGGAAGCGTTACCGGCAGTCACGAGTCCGTCCTTCTTGAAGTACGGACGGAGACGCCCAAGCGCCTCCATGGTCGTGTCCGCACGAATATGCTCGTCGACCGCGTAGATCGTGTCGCCCTTTCGCGAAGGGATCGTGACCGGGGCAATCTCCGCATCGAAGTACCCAGCGTCCCAAGCGGCTTGCGCCCGCTGATGCGAGTTCATCGCAACTTGGTCTGCCTCTTCGCGCGTGATGCCATACCGATCTGCGAGCTCCTCAGCCGTCTGGGCCATCGTCAGGTCACAATTCGTGTCCATGAGCGACTCCCAAAGCAGATCCTCGAACTGCTTCCCTGCTGGCCCCAAGCGGAGACTCCCGAAGCGGGCGCCACGTACAACATGCGGAGCCTGGCTCATGGATTCGGTGCCACCGGTGAGACAAACGTTGGCCTCGCCCAGAACGATTTCTTTCGCGCCCTGAACGATGGCTTCGAAGCCCGAACCACAGAGTCGGTTAACCGTGAGGGAGGGAGCCTTCTGCGGGACACCGGCACGGAGTGCAACGTGGCGGGCCAGGTAAATAGCGTCGGCCGAAGTCTGGAGGGCGTTACCGAAGAAAGTATGGTCGACCTGGTCGGCCGAGATGCCCGCAGCTTCAATAGCGGCCTGACTGCTGATCACACCGAGATCCGTAGCCGTGAACTTCTTCAACGAACCACCGAACGTTCCGAATCCAGTGCGTTTGCCGGACAGAACGACGACATCACGCGGGTGACCCTGGGTAGCCATGGAGCCTCTATCTGATGAAGGGAGAGCTTTGGGTTTGTCGGACCGAGAGCTACCCCCTCAGAGCCGCCCTGTTCACCCCCATCGGGTCATCCAACCCAACGATCAGCTTCCCGGGAAGCCATCCCAGTCGATCACCTCACGGGCGAGCCAGATATGGCGGCGGTTATGCGCGTCCAGAGTGCCCAAGCCGGTACCCATCGAGAAGCGGAGGAGCTTCATGAACGGGGACGAAAATCGAGCCTTTCCGAGATCCAAGCCCTTAGCGTCCGCAGCGACCTGAGAGATATCTCCCTGAACCCGAAGGAAGCGCTCCAGTACGTCAGGGCTCTCGAGCGTGGGGTCCGGCTTCATCTCCTTCGCGGTCTTCATGCGCATCTTCGGAGGCGGCTCCATCTGGCCAGCGAACCAGCGCCCAAACCAGGGATGCTTGTACGGGCCGTCCGACTTGCGGCGTTTGTTCTTCATGACACAGGTCTGCATCGCCTCGATATAGGGCTCGTTCACGATGCACATGTGCGCCACGTGCCCAGCCACCGACCACTTTTGCTCGTTCGGCCTCCAAAGCAACTGGTCCGGTGAATACGCAGAGAAGATTTCCTCCACTTCGACCGTCTGCTCCTGAAGCGACTTGATGAGCTTCGGGACATCGGAAGTAGATGTAGGGATCATGGGATGGTCCTCACCGTGAACACCCTACCCGTGCCCCTGTCGGGACTTCACGAGGACCCCCTATGTGAGTTCTTCTGAGGGCGATCCATCTAGATACTGCCTGAATGCCTGCTTGTTGTTGCACTTCATATAAGCCTCTTCGGCCGTAATCACACCGGACATGAGGAACTCCAGAATGTGCTGGTCAAGCTGCTGCATCCCATCCTTCTTACCCGTCTGAATGATCGACGGGATCTGATGGATCTTGTTCTCACGGACCAAATTGTTGATGGCCGGGGTGCCTACCATGATCTCGAGCGCGGCCCGCCGGCCCTTTCCGTCCTTGGTCTTCAAGAGGACCTGCGCAATTACGCCTTTGAGTGACTCGGCGAGCTTGGCCCGAATCTGCGCCTGCTGATCCGATGGGAATACGCCGATGATGCGGTCGACGGTCTTGGGCGCAGATGAGGTGTGGAGCGTACCGAACACCAAGTGACCGGTTTCCGCAGCGGTGATCCCGAGTTCGATGGTCTCCCGGTCGCGCATCTCACCGACCAGAATGACATCTGGATCCTCACGAAGCGCTGCTCTCAACGCATTGGCAAAACTCTTCGTATGCGTCGAAATCTCACGCTGATTGACCAAGCACTTCTTATTCGGGTGCGTGAACTCGATCGGGTCCTCGATGGTGAGGATGTGCTCCTGGCGTTCCTCATTGATGAGGTCGACCATCGCCGCGAGCGTCGTCGACTTACCCGAGCCCGTGGGCCCCGTCACAAGCACGAGCCCCTTGGTCAGCATGCAGAACTTCCGGACGGCGTCCGGAAGTCCGAGTTGATCGAAGGTCAGGATGTCGGACGGAATCGTCCGCATGACCGCCGCCAAGCCCTTTCGCTGCCAAAAGACATTGACTCGGAATCGGGCCATGCCCGGAATCTCATACGCGAAGTCATAGTCCAATGTGTCGAGGAAGCGGATACGCCATTCCTCATCCATGATCTCATAGACCAACGACTCCATGTCCTTGCCGCTGAGGTCACGGAATTTGAGCCGCTGCATGTGTCCATGAACGCGCATGATCGGGGGAGCACCCACCGTCAGGTGGAGGTCGGAGCCTCCCTGCTCGAACAGGACCTTCAGGAATTGATCAATCTGCGCCATGTGACGGCATCTCCGTTGGCCTCAAGTCAGTCTGTTTAACCGTGCAGCGGTTCAAGCGTCCAC is a window of Longimicrobiales bacterium DNA encoding:
- a CDS encoding acetyl-CoA C-acetyltransferase, which gives rise to MATQGHPRDVVVLSGKRTGFGTFGGSLKKFTATDLGVISSQAAIEAAGISADQVDHTFFGNALQTSADAIYLARHVALRAGVPQKAPSLTVNRLCGSGFEAIVQGAKEIVLGEANVCLTGGTESMSQAPHVVRGARFGSLRLGPAGKQFEDLLWESLMDTNCDLTMAQTAEELADRYGITREEADQVAMNSHQRAQAAWDAGYFDAEIAPVTIPSRKGDTIYAVDEHIRADTTMEALGRLRPYFKKDGLVTAGNASGLGDGSASAVLAGGDYAEANGLTPLGRLVSWGFVGVEPQIMGIGPAPAARLALQKAGLTLDDMDLVEVNEAFAPQYMSVEKELGLDPEKTNVNGGAIALTHPLAASGSRITIHLLHELKRRGGKYALGSACIGGGQGGAVIVEAL
- a CDS encoding DinB family protein, which codes for MIPTSTSDVPKLIKSLQEQTVEVEEIFSAYSPDQLLWRPNEQKWSVAGHVAHMCIVNEPYIEAMQTCVMKNKRRKSDGPYKHPWFGRWFAGQMEPPPKMRMKTAKEMKPDPTLESPDVLERFLRVQGDISQVAADAKGLDLGKARFSSPFMKLLRFSMGTGLGTLDAHNRRHIWLAREVIDWDGFPGS
- a CDS encoding type IV pilus twitching motility protein PilT, which gives rise to MAQIDQFLKVLFEQGGSDLHLTVGAPPIMRVHGHMQRLKFRDLSGKDMESLVYEIMDEEWRIRFLDTLDYDFAYEIPGMARFRVNVFWQRKGLAAVMRTIPSDILTFDQLGLPDAVRKFCMLTKGLVLVTGPTGSGKSTTLAAMVDLINEERQEHILTIEDPIEFTHPNKKCLVNQREISTHTKSFANALRAALREDPDVILVGEMRDRETIELGITAAETGHLVFGTLHTSSAPKTVDRIIGVFPSDQQAQIRAKLAESLKGVIAQVLLKTKDGKGRRAALEIMVGTPAINNLVRENKIHQIPSIIQTGKKDGMQQLDQHILEFLMSGVITAEEAYMKCNNKQAFRQYLDGSPSEELT